One genomic window of Glycine soja cultivar W05 chromosome 9, ASM419377v2, whole genome shotgun sequence includes the following:
- the LOC114425043 gene encoding cytokinin riboside 5'-monophosphate phosphoribohydrolase LOG1-like isoform X1, whose amino-acid sequence MEEVKVSPENKHKGRFQRICVFCGSRVGYKSSFSDAALELGKLLVERKIDLVYGGGRLGLMGLISQTVLKGGRHVLGVIPKALLPLEISGETFGEVKTVANMHERKSVMAKHADAFIALPGGYGTMEELLEVIAWSQLGIHDKPVGLLNVDGYFHSLLSLFDKGVEEGFIDNSARNIVVIADTAEELIKRMEEYVPNHHKVATRQSWARDQLLFEPTETGEIL is encoded by the exons ATGGAAGAAGTAAAGGTGTCACCAGAAAATAAGCACAAAGGAAGGTTCCAACGAATATGTGTATTCTGTGGTAGCAGGGTTGGATATAAGTCTTCATTTAGTGATGCAGCTCTTGAGCTTGGTAAATtgttg GTTGAAAGGAAGATTGATTTAGTTTATGGAGGAGGAAGATTAGGACTAATGGGTTTGATCTCTCAAACTGTGCTAAAGGGAGGTCGCCATGTTCTTGg TGTGATTCCTAAAGCTCTGCTGCCTCTTGAG ATATCTGGGGAAACTTTTGGAGAAGTGAAAACAGTTGCAAATATGCATGAAAGGAAATCAGTAATGGCTAAACATGCTGATGCGTTCATAGCCCTTCCTG GAGGCTATGGAACCATGGAAGAGTTGCTGGAGGTGATAGCATGGTCCCAACTAGGAATACATGATAAACCA GTGGGTTTGTTGAATGTAGATGGGTATTTCCACAGCTTGCTGTCCTTATTTGACAAGGGAGTGGAAGAGGGTTTTATAGACAACTCTGCAAGGAATATTGTAGTCATAGCAGACACAGCAGAAGAACTCATAAAGAGAATGGAG gaaTATGTCCCCAACCATCACAAGGTTGCAACAAGACAAAGTTGGGCAAGGGACCAATTATTATTTGAGCCTACTGAAACTGGGGAGATCCTATGA
- the LOC114425043 gene encoding cytokinin riboside 5'-monophosphate phosphoribohydrolase LOG1-like isoform X2, which translates to MQLLSLVERKIDLVYGGGRLGLMGLISQTVLKGGRHVLGVIPKALLPLEISGETFGEVKTVANMHERKSVMAKHADAFIALPGGYGTMEELLEVIAWSQLGIHDKPVGLLNVDGYFHSLLSLFDKGVEEGFIDNSARNIVVIADTAEELIKRMEEYVPNHHKVATRQSWARDQLLFEPTETGEIL; encoded by the exons ATGCAGCTCTTGAGCTTG GTTGAAAGGAAGATTGATTTAGTTTATGGAGGAGGAAGATTAGGACTAATGGGTTTGATCTCTCAAACTGTGCTAAAGGGAGGTCGCCATGTTCTTGg TGTGATTCCTAAAGCTCTGCTGCCTCTTGAG ATATCTGGGGAAACTTTTGGAGAAGTGAAAACAGTTGCAAATATGCATGAAAGGAAATCAGTAATGGCTAAACATGCTGATGCGTTCATAGCCCTTCCTG GAGGCTATGGAACCATGGAAGAGTTGCTGGAGGTGATAGCATGGTCCCAACTAGGAATACATGATAAACCA GTGGGTTTGTTGAATGTAGATGGGTATTTCCACAGCTTGCTGTCCTTATTTGACAAGGGAGTGGAAGAGGGTTTTATAGACAACTCTGCAAGGAATATTGTAGTCATAGCAGACACAGCAGAAGAACTCATAAAGAGAATGGAG gaaTATGTCCCCAACCATCACAAGGTTGCAACAAGACAAAGTTGGGCAAGGGACCAATTATTATTTGAGCCTACTGAAACTGGGGAGATCCTATGA
- the LOC114425038 gene encoding altered inheritance of mitochondria protein 3-like — MGFDNECIVNIQSLAGEYFCPVCRLLVFPNEALQSQCTHLYCKPCLTYVVSTTRACPYDGYLVTEADSKPLTESNKALAETIGKIAVHCLYHRSGCTWQGTLSECTSHCSGCAFGNSPVVCNRCGIQIVHCQVQEHAQSCPGVQGQAGITQDPSATSAVTSTDQNQNAAPVAATASQTAVTTTMPGQVSNQLPNPASQTQASVQTAGQPTAEQWYQQQQYQQYYQQYPGQDPYQQQYQHYYPYQQSVVPQYQQAYGQPQPQSQSQPQGQLQPQPQPQSQPQFQPQPQAQGLSHPPIHIQAPVAPPSHNQMQVQQPSQQLQPAVQPHGQTSHAPGHGQAFPQSQAQPYPYPQVQPHSVQPQPQQPMQMPPYQQPHPQMQHSQPQIQQPVQKYPVPQSQVHAQLQPNAPIQHHSQLPMPPHQPVTPNVQPQVQNATSHSVTGHHSYPQPPHHPNMQPGVPQHAIHMHPLSGPQSQAQHPIQMQNQFPPQIPTARPNQSHAMFPNQQQPALLPSSVQGQTTPPLQQQSVYTHNQPPGQINQHPTLPPVQQIPQQLFAQHQMPIPSHLRPQDPAHSFPKHAYPQSQGNTAGRPLVPNHAGHLQPFAQSANTIPVRPGQNGAGYLPENQKLLVGANNQVQLPSELQSRAPESIERQGDVVEQQTDSASGKLSKVFKDLDNVSGSANELKSEKVEADLKPTEVGNKQNSEDPHSLKTSVPNANAVENDDSVNKNLGMGEAAESNWKPSSGAMHGVQNDSNEHSVQGNEFQDGHPPKTETKLPESETNKLHNDDNPEPSVSQSNGGFAQLSHPATFTDLSKHQQPTISYGPPSVQQRSSAITSQLPHPTVPNQSLSSVHSSTLIRNHGTAHALHSGQPLTENFPPTMFKQPQDSDIQFNTPGRSLQPQSLGPPRPFNQVHEPPSHAGTSNLSRLGGPQFGAPLPGDMHGRMTANLPRHAPEGFGLQDETFKPFHALNQQNIDRREFDDDLKKFSSLPSNSEPVSKFGNYSLGAHDAGKRPVGIHDDVIKKSGSALHPGYLEPGPGYGRHHMDGIASRSPVSEYAEMSSRRLGPHAGSLVGKAGIDDFEGRVARRFGEFHDSRFPHLPSHLHRDDFDGFGNFRMGEHPRSGDFIGQDEFGGHFRRGEHLAPHNFPRHLQLGEPIGFGAHPGHMRAVELDGFRGFESFGKGGRPGHPQLGEPGFRSSFSLPGFPNDAGFLTGDIRLLDNLRRRKASSMGWCRICKVDCETVEGLDLHSQTKEHQKMAMDIVKTIKQNAKKQKLIPSEQSSIDEGNKTHNTSIEGRGNKH, encoded by the exons ATGGGATTTGACAATGAGTGCATAGTGAACATTCAATCTCTTGCTGGAGAGTACTTCTGTCCTGTCTGTCGGCTGCTTGTATTTCCAAATGAAGCTTTGCAGTCACAATGTACTCATTTATATTGCAAGCCGTGTTTGACGTATGTTGTGAGCACTACAAGGGCTTGCCCATATGATGGTTACTTGGTCACCGAGGCAGATTCCAAG CCTCTGACAGAGTCAAATAAGGCACTCGCTGAAACTATTGGAAAAATAGCAGTTCATTGCCTTTATCATAGGAGTGGATGCACATGGCAAGGAACTTTGTCTGAGTGCACATCTCATTGTTCTGGATGTGCTTTTGGCAATTCTCCTGTTGTTTGCAACAGGTGTGGGATCCAAATAGTGCATTGCCAAGTACAAGAACATGCACAAAGTTGCCCT GGTGTGCAAGGTCAGGCAGGCATTACACAGGATCCTTCAGCTACTAGTGCTGTCACTTCTACagatcagaatcagaatgctgcTCCAGTTGCAGCAACGGCATCTCAAACTGCTGTCACAACTACTATGCCTGGGCAGGTTTCAAATCAGCTGCCCAACCCAGCTTCCCAAACCCAAGCTTCAGTTCAAACTGCTGGGCAGCCAACGGCAGAGCAATGGTATCAGCAGCAACAATATCAACAATACTACCAGCAATACCCTGGACAAGATCCATACCAACAGCAGTATCAACATTACTACCCCTATCAACAGTCTGTGGTTCCGCAGTACCAACAGGCCTATGGTCAGCCCCAACCTCAGTCTCAATCACAGCCCCAAGGCCAGCTTCAACCCCAGCCCCAGCCCCAATCTCAGCCTCAATTTCAACCACAACCTCAGGCACAAGGACTGTCCCATCCACCTATACATATTCAGGCTCCTGTGGCTCCACCATCTCATAATCAGATGCAAGTTCAACAACCATCACAGCAACTTCAACCTGCTGTGCAGCCACATGGTCAGACAAGTCATGCACCAGGCCATGGTCAAGCCTTCCCCCAGTCTCAGGCTCAGCCTTATCCTTACCCCCAAGTTCAGCCACATTCTGTCCAACCTCAACCCCAACAACCTATGCAAATGCCTCCTTATCAGCAGCCTCATCCCCAAATGCAGCATTCACAACCTCAAATTCAACAACCAGTTCAGAAGTATCCTGTTCCTCAATCTCAAGTTCATGCACAACTGCAACCTAATGCTCCAATTCAACATCACTCTCAGCTCCCCATGCCTCCTCACCAGCCTGTGACTCCTAATGTCCAGCCTCAAGTGCAAAATGCAACGTCGCATTCAGTGACAGGGCATCACTCTTATCCCCAACCTCCGCATCACCCAAATATGCAACCAGGAGTCCCTCAACATGCTATTCACATGCATCCTCTAAGTGGGCCTCAATCCCAGGCCCAACACCCTATCCAGATGCAGAATCAGTTTCCTCCACAAATTCCAACAGCACGTCCTAATCAATCTCATGCTATGTTTCCTAACCAGCAACAGCCAGCTTTGTTGCCTTCATCAGTTCAAGGCCAAACTACCCCTCCTTTGCAACAACAGTCGGTATATACCCATAATCAACCACCTGGGCAAATCAACCAACATCCTACTTTGCCACCTGTTCAACAAATACCTCAGCAGCTGTTTGCACAGCACCAAATGCCTATACCATCTCATTTACGACCACAAGATCCAGCACATTCATTTCCAAAGCATGCATATCCACAGTCACAGGGGAATACTGCAGGAAGGCCTTTAGTTCCCAACCATGCAGGACACCTACAGCCATTTGCCCAATCTGCCAATACCATTCCAGTTAGACCTGGGCAAAATGGTGCTGGCTACCTGCCTGAAAATCAGAAATTGTTGGTTGGGGCCAATAATCAAGTACAGTTGCCTTCAGAACTGCAGTCCAGGGCACCAGAATCAATTGAAAGACAAGGTGATGTTGTTGAGCAACAGACTGACTCTGCCTCTGGGAAACTTAGTAAAGTTTTTAAAGATTTGGACAATGTGTCTGGATCAGCAAATGAATTGAAATCTGAAAAAGTTGAAGCAGATCTGAAACCAACAGAGGTTGGAAATAAGCAAAATAGTGAAGATCCACACTCTCTGAAGACTTCAGTCCCAAATGCCAATGCAGTAGAAAATGATGATTCTGTGAATAAGAATCTTGGGATGGGGGAGGCTGCTGAAAGCAATTGGAAGCCTTCAAGTGGTGCAATGCATGGGGTTCAAAATGATAGTAATGAGCATTCTGTCCAAGGCAATGAATTTCAAGATGGACATCCACCGAAGACAGAGACTAAACTCCCTGAGTCAGAAACTAATAAATTGCAtaatgatgacaatcctgaacCATCTGTCTCTCAAAGCAATGGCGGTTTTGCTCAGCTGTCTCACCCAGCCACTTTCACTGATCTGAGTAAGCATCAGCAACCAACAATTAGTTATGGTCCGCCTTCTGTCCAGCAGAGATCTTCTGCAATAACATCACAATTGCCACATCCAACAGTTCCCAATCAGTCACTCTCTTCAGTGCACTCTTCGACCCTTATTAGGAATCATGGAACTGCCCATGCTCTTCATTCAGGACAGCCCTTAACCGAGAATTTTCCGCCAACCATGTTTAAGCAACCACAAGATTCTGACATTCAGTTTAATACTCCAGGGCGAAGCTTGCAACCTCAGTCTCTTGGACCCCCACGACCATTTAACCAAGTACATGAGCCTCCTTCCCATGCTGGAACATCTAATTTGTCTCGTCTTGGAGGGCCTCAATTTGGTGCACCACTTCCTGGAGATATGCATGGTCGAATGACAGCCAACTTACCACGACATGCTCCTGAAGGTTTTGGTTTACAGGATGAAACGTTCAAACCTTTTCATGCTCTAAATCAACAAAATATTGATAGAAGAGAGTTTGATGATGATCTTAAGAAATTCTCTAGTCTGCCTTCGAATTCTGAGCCTGTTTCTAAATTTGGAAATTATTCATTAGGCGCACATGATGCTGGAAAGAGACCAGTTGGTATTCATGACGATGTCATTAAGAAATCAGGTTCTGCTCTTCATCCTGGTTATCTTGAACCAGGTCCTGGATATGGGAGACATCATATGGATGGTATAGCTTCAAGAAGTCCTGTTAGTGAATATGCTGAGATGTCCTCCCGGAGATTGGGGCCGCACGCTGGCAGTCTTGTTGGTAAGGCAGGTATAGATGATTTTGAGGGCAGAGTTGCACGTCGTTTTGGTGAATTCCATGATAGTCGGTTTCCTCATTTGCCTAGCCATTTGCATAGAGATGATTTTGATGGTTTTGGTAACTTTCGAATGGGTGAACATCCAAGGAGTGGTGATTTCATTGGTCAAGATGAGTTTGGTGGCCATTTTCGGAGGGGTGAACATTTGGCTCCACATAACTTCCCCAGACATTTGCAGCTTGGGGAGCCTATTGGTTTTGGTGCCCACCCTGGTCATATGAGAGCAGTTGAACTTGATGGTTTTCGTGGTTTTGAATCTTTCGGCAAAGGCGGCCGGCCAGGTCATCCGCAACTTGGTGAGCCTGGGTTCAGGAGCAGCTTTTCACTTCCAGGATTTCCTAATGATGCTGGATTTTTAACA GGAGATATCAGGTTGTTAGATAATTTGAGGAGAAGGAAGGCTTCTAGCATGGGGTGGTGCCGGATATGTAAAGTTGACTGTGAAACAGTAGAAGGTTTGGACTTGCATTCGCAAACAAAGGAGCACCAGAAGATGGCCATGGATATAGttaaaacaatcaaacaaaatgCAAAGAAACAGAAATT AATACCCAGTGAGCAATCCTCAATTGATGAGGGAAACAAGACACACAATACTAGTATTGAGGGTCGTGGAAATAAGCATTGA
- the LOC114425042 gene encoding actin-related protein 7-like isoform X1, producing MEAAVVDVGSKLLKADFAIPDQTPAMIIPTQMKQLLDDGSVTDSSLADNVTVDPVVRGFIRDWDAIEDLLHHVLYSGLGWEIGNEGQILFTDPLCTPKANKEQLVQLMFETFNISGFYASEQAVLSLYAVGRISGCTVDIGHGKIDIAPVIEGAVHHIASRRFEFGGTDLTNFLALELGKSNPQVNISMSDVEKIKELYSCCAEDELAYQKTGYSCPVEKHTLPDGQVITIGRERYTVGEALFQPCLLGLEAHGIVDQLVRAISTVSSDNQRQLLENTVVCGGTSSMAGFEERFQKESSLSSSAVQPTLVKPPEYMPENLTMYSAWVGGAILAKVVFPQNQHITKADYDETGPSIVHRKCF from the exons ATGGAAGCAGCTGTGGTGGACGTCGGCTCTAAGCTTCTCAAAGCGGACTTTGCAATTCCTGACCAGACTCCCGccatg ATAATTCCCACTCAGATGAAGCAATTGCTCGATGATGGATCAGTCACTGATAGTTCACTGGCTGACAATGTCACCGTTGATCCCGTCGTGCGAGGATTTATTAGAGATTGGGATGCCATTGAAGATTTGTTGCACCATGTTTTGTATAGTGGCCTCGGATGGGAAATTGGCAATGAAGGACAAATACTATTTACTGATCCACTTTGTACCCCTAAG GCGAACAAAGAACAGTTGGTGCAACTAATGTTTGAAACATTCAACATCTCAGGGTTTTATGCCTCAGAACAAGCAGTGTTATCACTCTATGCTGTGGGACGTATCTCAGGCTGCACTGTTGATATTGGACATGGAAAAATAG ATATTGCACCGGTAATTGAGGGTGCTGTTCACCACATTGCCTCAAGAAGATTTGAGTTTGGAGGTACTGACCTAACTAATTTCCTGGCTCTAGAACTTGGCAAGTCCAATCCACAAGTAAATATCAGCATGTCTGATGTGGAGAAAATAAAAGAGCTGTACTCATGCTGTGCTGAAGATGAATTAGCTTATCAGAAGACCGGATATTCTTGTCCTGTGGAGAAGCACACCCTTCCTGATGGACAG GTAATAACAATTGGGAGAGAAAGATATACTGTTGGGGAAGCTTTATTCCAGCCATGTCTACTGGGTTTAGAGGCTCATGGCATTGTTGATCAGCTTGTCCGTGCTATTTCAACTGTGTCATCTGATAATCAACGGCAGCTGCTGGAAAATACTGTGGTTTGTGGTGGCACTTCTTCTATGGCAG GTTTTGAAGAGAGATTTCAGAAGGAATCTAGCTTAAGTTCATCTGCTGTTCAACCTACACTCGTTAAG CCTCCAGAATATATGCCAGAAAATTTAACCATGTATTCTGCATGGGTGGGAGGTGCCATACTTGCCAAAGTGGTTTTCCCTCAAAATCAGCATATAACTAAGGCAGACTATGATGAAACTGGACCTTCCATTGTTCACCGGAAATGCTTCTAA
- the LOC114425042 gene encoding actin-related protein 7-like isoform X2 — MEAAVVDVGSKLLKADFAIPDQTPAMIIPTQMKQLLDDGSVTDSSLADNVTVDPVVRGFIRDWDAIEDLLHHVLYSGLGWEIGNEGQILFTDPLCTPKANKEQLVQLMFETFNISGFYASEQAVLSLYAVGRISGCTVDIGHGKIELGKSNPQVNISMSDVEKIKELYSCCAEDELAYQKTGYSCPVEKHTLPDGQVITIGRERYTVGEALFQPCLLGLEAHGIVDQLVRAISTVSSDNQRQLLENTVVCGGTSSMAGFEERFQKESSLSSSAVQPTLVKPPEYMPENLTMYSAWVGGAILAKVVFPQNQHITKADYDETGPSIVHRKCF; from the exons ATGGAAGCAGCTGTGGTGGACGTCGGCTCTAAGCTTCTCAAAGCGGACTTTGCAATTCCTGACCAGACTCCCGccatg ATAATTCCCACTCAGATGAAGCAATTGCTCGATGATGGATCAGTCACTGATAGTTCACTGGCTGACAATGTCACCGTTGATCCCGTCGTGCGAGGATTTATTAGAGATTGGGATGCCATTGAAGATTTGTTGCACCATGTTTTGTATAGTGGCCTCGGATGGGAAATTGGCAATGAAGGACAAATACTATTTACTGATCCACTTTGTACCCCTAAG GCGAACAAAGAACAGTTGGTGCAACTAATGTTTGAAACATTCAACATCTCAGGGTTTTATGCCTCAGAACAAGCAGTGTTATCACTCTATGCTGTGGGACGTATCTCAGGCTGCACTGTTGATATTGGACATGGAAAAATAG AACTTGGCAAGTCCAATCCACAAGTAAATATCAGCATGTCTGATGTGGAGAAAATAAAAGAGCTGTACTCATGCTGTGCTGAAGATGAATTAGCTTATCAGAAGACCGGATATTCTTGTCCTGTGGAGAAGCACACCCTTCCTGATGGACAG GTAATAACAATTGGGAGAGAAAGATATACTGTTGGGGAAGCTTTATTCCAGCCATGTCTACTGGGTTTAGAGGCTCATGGCATTGTTGATCAGCTTGTCCGTGCTATTTCAACTGTGTCATCTGATAATCAACGGCAGCTGCTGGAAAATACTGTGGTTTGTGGTGGCACTTCTTCTATGGCAG GTTTTGAAGAGAGATTTCAGAAGGAATCTAGCTTAAGTTCATCTGCTGTTCAACCTACACTCGTTAAG CCTCCAGAATATATGCCAGAAAATTTAACCATGTATTCTGCATGGGTGGGAGGTGCCATACTTGCCAAAGTGGTTTTCCCTCAAAATCAGCATATAACTAAGGCAGACTATGATGAAACTGGACCTTCCATTGTTCACCGGAAATGCTTCTAA
- the LOC114425039 gene encoding uncharacterized protein LOC114425039, which produces MGMETVWNSQSNWTIASGSIRDCITFQSSLSLLHDDDDSESTPTPLLLHPPSPDSTPCEIKITFAEKHELRQIYVRSTARVYEIYYAPNSRTNNDYLSTVRCGIAVRDDQVLRSPSIQNLSDDNVNKTEDDWVEVKVPDSPSQTKPYPNSTKTSLSQSQDLYEATAEINDANPCISVTLRLLSLQNKGRVYVDEIYVFADPVDSVDSESQENHNENSSSSSLMAMFLPLMQLSKTTGLSNLNSLRKEKLHVSEDDLEVTLPSDSVIKTQLKGNTSITDPQEVKLNEVKGGWVGPSQPDALSQDARIESNHAAVSSQTAKMDSTCSVVTSKIAEMENNHSAVPFQFAKTECNCSAVPSQGSIPESNHGDYLGGKVERALEQLVSRMDRIEEICLGFQEKMVMPMSSMEARLQRVELQLDTLTKKLQTSALPSCSRISAPDASCIESDANSFEDCPDYTITRENESDEKHLHTEVPYDSALMSDSENATQLLPGLVVTAPEFPDGEDEDGDASGQEINSSKDKGKQSIDDALSSALASFLSSLSLDSPKYTKSLSVKAPEFSNEDDDDNESNNSEIAKNYQVHLTDSEEFSLIQVLASSNTWENSEKINPDSNDKHSKKIAQEAEENDQLCSAEGDQDEVCVKTGLIDSFEEDKNGKVNCQKSDISDELVDNQTPFGHSITKEGPSSGTELTVAAEVPRKTFHENIIENVLGFALASSVVDFENPILDVKFISQRSPATERFLEDLLVGTQDQETSSRDQPVKESNDDVNVKEQLKSNGDVSVEEQSNLISIEDGELVIPASDSHFAVDKDLCASSIIAPVNNEDDNLPLPEDHKRKRDQ; this is translated from the exons ATGGGTATGGAGACAGTTTGGAATTCCCAAAGCAACTGGACCATTGCCTCGGGCTCTATCCGCGACTGCATCACCTTCCAATCCTCTCTCTCACTCCTCCACGATGACGATGATTCTGAATCCACCCCCACTCCTCTCCTTCTTCACCCCCCTTCTCCGGATTCCACTCCTTGCGAGATCAAAA TTACTTTTGCGGAGAAACACGAGCTCAGACAAATCTACGTTCGGAGCACGGCTCGCGTCTACGAGATTTACTATGCGCCCAATTCTCGCACCAACAACGACTATCTCTCTACTGTCCGATGCGGTATCGCTGTTAGAGACGATCAGGTTCTTCGTTCTCCTTCTATTCAAAATCTGAGCGACGATAACGTTAATAAGACTGAAGATGATTGGGTTGAAGTCAAAGTTCCTGATTCTCCTTCCCAAACCAAACCCTACCCCAATTCCACCAAAACCTCTCTGTCTCAGTCTCAG GATCTTTATGAGGCTACAGCAGAGATTAATGATGCAAATCCTTGCATTTCTGTTACTCTTCGTCTGCTCTCGCTTCAGAACAAAGGCCGTGTTTACGTTGATGAGATTTATGTGTTTGCTGATCCCGTTGATTCAGTTGATTCAGAAAGCCAAGAAAACCATAATGAAAACTCATCTAGCAGTTCTCTCATGGCTATGTTTCTCCCTTTAATGCAATTATCTAAGACAACAGGGCTTAGCAATCTAAATTCTCTTAGAAAGGAAAAGCTACATGTTTCGGAGGATGATTTGGAAGTAACTCTCCCAAGTGATTCTGTAATTAAAACTCAGCTAAAAGGAAACACTAGCATAACTGATCCTcaagaagtgaagttgaatgAGGTAAAAGGAGGTTGGGTGGGTCCTTCCCAGCCAGATGCACTCTCACAAGATGCTAGAATAGAGAGCAATCATGCTGCAGTATCCTCACAAACTGCTAAAATGGACAGCACTTGCAGTGTTGTAACCTCAAAAATTGCCGAAATGGAGAACAACCACAGTGCTGTTCCCTTTCAATTTGCTAAAACGGAATGCAATTGTAGTGCTGTTCCTTCACAAGGTTCTATTCCTGAGAGCAATCATGGTGATTATTTGGGTGGCAAAGTTGAAAGGGCCCTGGAACAACTTGTATCCCGCATGGACAGGATAGAAGAAATCTGTCTTGGCTTTCAAGAGAAAATGGTAATGCCCATGAGCAGCATGGAGGCAAGACTTCAGCGAGTTGAGCTGCAACTGGATACTCTGACTAAGAAATTGCAGACTTCTGCTTTGCCATCATGTTCTAGAATTTCTGCTCCCGATGCTTCTTGTATTGAATCAGATGCCAACTCTTTTGAAGATTGTCCTGATTATACCATCACtagggaaaatgaatcagaTGAGAAACATTTACACACAGAGGTACCATATGACTCAGCTCTCATGTCTGATTCAGAAAATGCTACTCAATTGCTCCCAGGTCTTGTAGTTACAGCTCCTGAGTTTCCTGATGGTGAGGACGAAGACGGTGATGCATCAGGACAAGAAATAAACTCTTCGAAAGATAAAGGAAAGCAGTCAATTGATGATGCTTTATCTTCTGCTTTAGCTAGTTTTTTGTCTTCTTTGTCTTTAGACTCTCCAAAGTATACTAAAAGTTTAAGTGTTAAAGCCCCTGAGTTTTcaaatgaagatgatgatgacaaCGAGAGTAATAATAGTGAGATAGCAAAAAATTACCAAGTTCATCTAACTGACAGTGAGGAATTTAGTCTCATCCAAGTGTTGGCTTCATCCAATACTTGGGAAAACAGTGAGAAGATAAACCCAGATTCTAATGATAAACACTCCAAAAAGATTGCCCAAGAAGCTGAAGAAAATGACCAGCTTTGCAGTGCAGAAGGAGATCAAGATGAGGTGTGTGTAAAAACTGGTCTTATTGACAGCTTTGAAGAAGACAAAAATGGTAAAGTCAATTGTCAGAAAAGTGACATTTCAGATGAGTTGGTTGACAATCAGACCCCCTTTGGTCATAGTATCACCAAGGAAGGACCATCTTCAGGAACTGAACTTACTGTTGCAGCAGAGGTCCCTAGAAAAACCTTCCATGAGAACATCATAGAGAATGTTCTTGGATTTGCACTTGCTTCCTCTGTTGTAGATTTTGAAAACCCAATATTGGATGTGAAATTCATTTCTCAGAGAAGTCCTGCTACCGAGcgtttccttgaagaccttctagTGGGGACACAAGATCAAGAGACCAGTTCAAGAGATCAACCTGTCAAGGAAAGCAATGATGATGTTAACGTTAAGGAACAACTGAAAAGCAATGGTGATGTCTCAGTTGAGGAGCAGTCTAATTTGATTTCAATAGAAGATGGGGAACTGGTGATTCCAGCTAGCGATAGCCATTTTGCTGTGGACAAAGACTTGTGTGCTTCTTCGATAATTGCACCTGTGAACAATGAAGATGACAATCTGCCACTGCCGGAGGATCATAAACGAAAACGTGATCAATAA